Genomic window (Ostrea edulis chromosome 9, xbOstEdul1.1, whole genome shotgun sequence):
GTTCTTGGTCATGTAGAAGACATGTTCGTCTATAAATACACCAAAAAAACTGTTATCAAAATCATACCAGGAAAATACACTAAACATTATCACACCATGTTCATTTCTGTTAAAGTCATCCTTCATTACTTGACATTTGACAACAAACCACAGATATATACGTATTGAATGCGTGAGAAAAacgatttttgttgaaaataaagacCCTTGAGTGTGACGGCGACGAGAAAGTGTTGTATTTACATCTTTATGAATAATTTTTGTGAACGTCTGGTGCAATAAAATAACTCAAGTTTGTAGATTTATGTGGAAGAAATGAGAATTTGAGACTTTAATTTTGCTAGAGTGCAGTCACTACCTCATTTACGCCACGGCCTAGGTAGGAGCGAAAACGGGACCCACGATTTCTTAGTCACCATGGAAAAGCTGTAACCAAGGAACCCATGACCATGAACTAACATCAAGAATCTCATCTCTCGGAAGAAACTTGAGAAATTAACttcaatatttgtaaacaaccaagtcaattttgaaatagctGTTTCATAAACTAGGCATGTTGTCGATTATAACAGATTGGGAACTGAAATTTCCAATAATCAATATTTATCAAGTATGAAAAACGTTAAATTTTTCACCCACTTTATGGTGAACTCTGCGTGCTATGTAATGATTATGAAAGGTGGCGTTTGTAATAGACCAGACATTCGCTTGTTCAAGTATACTGATTTCTGTTATCTTCACTGAAATTGGTTGTTTTCCTTTATAAACATTCATAATGGTTACATTCATCCATTTGTTTTGCAGGTGACAATGAGAAAAATATTAGTTTCAGTCTTTGTCTCGTGTTCAAAAGTATAAGCGAATTTAGATTATTTATCTTAAACTTGTGACGTGAAGGAATGCAATTTTAAGTTGAGAGAAATGTGTCCCCATTGATTTATTTGGATGTAATTGATATTTGGATATAATTATTCGTCTATGTATAGAACATGCGTTTTAAACTAACGTCACTTAGTTATACATGAGGCAAGGTTAATAGTGTATGGCAAGGGTAATTAAGTATAGTGTCGAtagaaaaattgtcaataattgtaattgttttattatttgattgAATCATTTTAACATGCAAACTAGCTACTAAAGGCTATAACACAACACCCGGTTGGCTATCTTTTTATGAAGAAGGACTGAGTCACTGCACCTCATATGTCCAAGTAATAAATGTAGATGATTTTTAAGCTGAATAACATCTCAACATACACACAGATACATAACTGTATATACAAAGTCCGTTGGTTTGTAAATAActgtgttttggtacagaatgtaccaaccgtgtgttgtttcaccaaaatatcagtgcaaaattcATGCACAAACAATAAGAATAATAACTTATTTCAATACCGTTTAGTTGTATTATCAAACACAAAACtttccaacgcgaaatcgtTTAGAATGTTCTACAGTATAGCATACCTCCAAAAATGTATTACGTGTACATCACAAATAATAAATGATcataaattaaagaatgtttgggcgaagtagatagttcgacaacaaatgtactttgccgttctcactatcctcaacaatGTAAACCTTGCCGTTCCTGTCGTCCTAGTCAATCTTAATCACCCATGCCATCCTCCAATACAACCCGAAGAAGTTGGTGTCAGCACTGCAGCAGAAAGAACCTTTGTTGGGGCAAACTGACGTTGTATTTTATcggtttcattttaaaatacgttaagaatgacgtcacatgatgtgacgtcacaaacgttgcTGAACCCAATCCATCagactttggcgtgaccatcgcactttggcgtccgtaacgttaacaaaccatcgcactttggcgcagaccatagcactttggcgtgacaatcgcactttggagcgaccatcgcactttagagtcttacatatatacaaagaaATGTGATGTTGTGGCCTTTATTGGCTAAGATGATGGTCACCAGTATTGCAGATGTAGATTTTGCTTGACgtaacaacaaaacaatatttcattgttGGAATAACGACAGTATGGATATTTCATTTTGACAATTGCAGTcggtgagtgaaaaaaaaatggatgtTGATGTTTCCAATAGTTTGAATAACATAAGAAAGGAAAATAGATGTAAATACCATATTTCAAAACTACTCTCACAAACTTCGTACgttaaatcaaaatattgctatattttgtattctcgGATATTCCTTAAAGGTCGAGGTTTTCAACTGGTCAGTTTTCCTCAAGTAAGTTAAAGACCCAAATAAAATACCGTACGGTTTCTTTACGGATCACTGGATGTTGAcggagctcatctatggtcattgttatttacctggccaagagatccgGGTGCTGTGTATACTTTTCATGTCCATAGAAAGGTCACAGGGCCGTCTGTagtgtttctgtggtcatagtgtttgtataatggttgtatccctATGGATAgatgacacacagtctacaccaccccctctttctctcttgtactctcagtcattggctcaatgaataatttcttttataaatataaaactatcatgaattgatgatataaattatttcggtaagttacaagttttaaaaattaattggcaaattattgtttgatttctgattgtgtaatttataatacatgtatatggaggggggaaattacaattatatcaCAATTGCGTTGTTCggggtatttttaaaaacaattgaattacgagaaaatatacaggtcaatgctatcaaaactctagaataccgggcttcctcaagatctactGAATGTCAGTAGGTACTGGtcgttattgttatcaaaacacctctctggaaTCCCTCCAGACCACAGTCTCTACAGGtatcactccacctgagatatactgttaaatgtttgattgacagacggctaacaatttgggggtgttaacttaaagttgggtctttaagtgAGGGGCTGAGCTAATTTAAGTGTGAATCCCCGATTCCGAGGGAATCCtgctagcttgtatataccGCCGTCCCAAATACACAGGATGTTGTCTctgttacctgcattacctgtacaATTTTGtatgattgaaatattcatgataGTGATTTTACTTGTGCAGGTTAATCGAACCGTTGATAATCAAATCTAATGAATTAAACGTAAAAACTAAAGgtcgataaatttattttatataaatgagaaCGTTAGCCATTGAAAACTTAGTCAGAATATTCTTCATtcaaaagtgtttttttttttatccatttgactgccttcgTTCGTCGGATACCCAGTATCCGACGAAGTTTGACTGCTAAACATAGTTTCCGACGGGAGTTATTGTGCACTGGGATAtattttctggctatgtacagctGATGTACCTATCATCTTCCTACGCCCCATGATGACTACCggggtacatatatatattccaaaacagcttagaaagttttattctcttgaattagtttttctggACCGCACACCAGAATTATCTGCCTACCAAAGTTGTCTGAgtgactcgtccataacgcatgCCCTACACAAACAAGACATTCGTATTTTCCGACAGTTCCAAAACTGGTCTAGACGAAGAATTTGTTCTTCCTCTGGATCCCAATCCCAACCATTATACACAAGAAAGAGCCCTGATAGCGGCTAATTTCTCTTCCGATAAGTTGAACTTTTGTCTCCATATTTCAAGTGGGAAATTAcgcttataaattttcaactgagtgtaaaCAAGATATCATTAACGTACAATATACTTCCTCATAATGAATCTGTTTAGCATAAAATCGATGTCCGTATAAATTGTTCAATAatccataataattattaaaaaccTACTATTTTTCTATTATGATCTatgtaattgtatgcaaaatttactactATTATTGTGAAAAAGCCAAAACCATTTACCTATCGAGCTGGATTACGCGGTAAGCATCAAACGATTGCACGGACGCCTCGATCGCCAGTTAAGatagataaggtatacacaaagactagtaactaaatgtccatcattttctagcatccaatctgaagcttaatttctcctgattgacaagggttcacagaccaggtaaatttgaaggcggTTTTTATTTTCTCGGCCTTTAAAGTAACCTTAGTAGGCATTTTAAAATCTGTGGTTACATTGTTGTGACTATGCAATATTGTGTGGGGGAGAATTTGTTTTCACTTTCTGTGGTCTATTATAACCGAAAACAAAGTAGAATTGTCTAACTGAAAACTAAAAGATTACTCCACCCTCCAAGGTTAAATCACGATTGCCAATGATTACACTTCTTAATTGTGATGTTTTCAATTCTTAAAGGACCAAGTTTATATAAGAAGCTTCCCGGCAAAGAACGCGTAAGTGATTGTCCTTCGAATAATCATCGAGACAAGATGAATTTCTGTATTCTTTTGGCTGTCTTCGGATTTGCCTTTACGTCCACGGTAAGTTCATCATTGAATGTCATGATGTTTATGGTAATTTTCTACTTTTAAttcaccgccgcggtggtctagaggttagagcattcgccccgcatgcggaaggccggggttcgaaccccggtcgcgacagacctaagtcgttaaaataagTCGTGATAGTTTCATTGCTAgacgctcgacatcaggtgtgaatgtcacgagtcctcggagatgaccttaaaaacatgCTCCGTGTCTCAGTAAGTGaagcacgctaaagaactcacTGCTCAATAGCCGTAAGAGCCGAGCAAAGGCCTCAATTTGAGGCCTTTCACCTGTCGTGGTGATGTTCAtctgagtaaaaaattctcgagagagacgttaaacaagatacaatacaattgatctttatgaaataattaactttatgacaaatggcataacttcagcttctccattgtcattTTCCAATAtctatgttgcaatattccattatcaactggatatggtatttatgtctGTTAACAGATTCGATACCTACcatcaaaatatatacagaGCTGATTACCTTTTTTAAAGATTGATATGATGAAGAGATACTATAATCTTAGGTGTGTAGCCTTGTACACATTGTACAGAAACACGTATTTCGTTCACGttttcatttaatatgtgaTATTCAAGGGAATCTTCCATCAAAATACTTAGGTAATAGATTTCCTTTGTAATATGATGGCATATTCAGATGGTTCACGattatttttacaatatttaacatgtttaatattAAACATTAAGAAATGTTtctcatttaatattgacagccaaaatatatatgttgaccCTCTGAATGCAAGATAAGAACAGATCTCGTTACTCCTATACTCAAAACATATGCATAGCTGACTTTCTTCTGCATGATTTCTGAAGATTGGTGTGATTGTTAAGGTTTTCATGTAAAACGTTATATTTAAGTagatgtttttctttaaaatgacaTCTGTAAAATGACGGCATATTCAGATGTTAGAGTGATGCTTAACTAAGCGAGCATCTAATGCAAATGGCTAGACACTTAAGGATTTTgatatagatttgaaattaagagatttttatcaaaatatattgcatacgtatgtagttgacttccttaagggtgatgtATGAAAATTGATTTCATATTGAGATATCAGAATCACTCGTTGCCATTTATATAGCCAGGACTTaatcatttataaagcgcaaagaCGCAACCACtcgatattttccacaaaaactTGAAAGTTAGTGTACATTACTTCATAAGgtataaatcattgattttctTATGCGTGGTACATGAAGACTAATGGCATTTTCAATTATCAAAATCACTTCGTATCATTTGTATAACCCGTaattaatcatataatatataatgaaaacatGTAGCTGGCTATTATTAGCAGCTAACTTTCTAcattttaagtacatgtagctGGCTATTAGTAGCTAACTTTTTACACTTTAAGGAAATCTAGCTGGCTATTAGAAGCTAACTTTTTACGCTTTAAGTACAAGTAGCTGCTATTACTAGCTAACTCTTTACAATCTAAGTGCATGTAGCCGACTATTAGCAGCTAACTTTCTACactttaagtacatgtatctggcAATTAATAGCTAACTTTTTACACTATAAGTACATGTAGCTGGCTATTAGTAAATAACATTTTAAGTAAATGTAACTAGCTATTTATTAGTAGTTAACATTTTACACTTTCAGTATATGTAGCAGGTTGCTGTTATGTGACCTtcagtagctaacttttcccaTTTTAAGTAGCGGACTAATAATAGTCAGTCATTTACTAGTATCTGGTTACTTGTAGCTAACTTTTCCAATCTTAAGAATGTGTACTTGTGATATTCGAAATAACTGTCAGATATGCTATACAGTCTATTACAGTATGTTAGAATTCAATTACCATTGCATTATCAAGTAGCAGTGTACATATGCTGTATTCTGGTTATCCTCATGTCGAATTTTTGAGTGAAGGTAATATTTTGTTACCAGAGTGTATGAATTTCATTTGCTACTTTTGTATTCACTTACGTGTGTGTTGataagtgattttttttaattattcatttaAGATTAGCGAAGAAAAGTTGTTGGATGATCTCAGAGAAGAAATGCAGAAAGCGAAAACGAGTGCACTAGAAAAGTGGTTTAATGGTGGAGTCAAGAAATACAAGAACGAAATCGATCCCTTCCCGAAATATGGATATTCCAATTATCCATACTACTTTCCCAAAAGGGAGCAAACCGCCCAAAATGGTGTCATGCCTAGGTATATGGGAGAAAAACAACGGAAATATAATCGCAAGAGATGGTTATACATACGTCATCGTAGTCTACCCTTGCATGAAGAGAAATTTAAAGACGCTGGAGGTAAACATCAAGAACAGAAACGACGAACAAAGCAGAAACGACGACCAAGGCACtgacaataataataaaatgcaaataaagctttctaaatatatatctcCAATATCATTAATTGTTATTTTGTATATTGCGTATTTTATGCAATTCGATAAAAGAATATTGATGTGTTGTCCAGGTATAGTAGATTTTAAAGACGGTGAAGATAAAGATTAGGAACCGAAACAACGACCAAAGCAGAAACGACGAACAAAGCAGAAACAACGAACAAAGCAGAAACGACGGCccacaaaataaaatgaaagatgATATACAATGGAGCAGTTTCTGcgcatttcaaaatatatatctcCGATATCAATGGCAGTTATTTATGTATCTTGAATATTATTATGCGattctatgaaaggtgaagataacgaacagcgatcaatctcataactcccacaagcaatacaaaatagatagttgggtataAATGAATATTGCTGTGTAGTACAGGTATAGTAGATTTGTTTTTTGACACAAATAACCTACGAGTGCACTAGTAAGGTGTTTGAATGGTGGTGGCAAAATTGAGATGATTCAAAACTACATACAGTGTAGTCTCCCcttgcaagaagaggaattTAAAGACGATGGAGATAAAGATCGGGAACCGAAAAAACCAAGGCAGAAACGACGAACAAAGccaaaaaattaacaaaattaaagacAAGATTTCTAcgcatttataaatatatattcgaTATCGTTAACAATCATTTTTTATCTTGAGTATTTTATTCAATTCTATAAATGAATATTACTGTGTAGTACAGGTATACTAGATTTGTTTATTGACACATAAAACTTTGTTTTAAGCCTCTGGAAGTTTCatgatgttttattttgagAATAGTATTTGGGAACGTACAAATGTAAATAAGTACCCTGTTTATCATTTGAATGGAACACTCTAGAATTGTGTTTTCGCATCGATTCCGTCGAAGGTTATGCCAGACGAtgtactaaatatgaaaaagaactagAAACATTGacaaaatggattaaaagtctaagaggaatatcaaaatcccgtattagacacatcaaaacaaaagtatgtaacatctatcattctgtgtttagtaaacaaaaagtgataaaagaattagataggttacatgaggaatatgttttggttccagctgacaaagcttataacaacattgtctttgtttgtaaggctcattgtTGCAACTGTATGTAAACGAACTAGGCATTACTTCCACTTTTGCTAATCGTATTTATACTTCAACTGTcccttcagttttagacacatttaatatcccagtcaatgggtcggatacATATGAGTTgccgtacctatactgaattcctaaatttcataaaaacccttacaaatatacattgctGGATACAATAACTGTTCTAataagcccctatctttgctcctcataaaaatatttacagttgtaaaggagaaacttcaaacgtactgttcCACTACATAAGCcagaagtagtgtaaatcaTATGTGGATGCTAGAAAATTCTAAAGAAGTTTTAGTAAATTTAAAATCGctaaacttttctcaaatcaacaacatcaaatcgtatgacttttcaacatttaaCACGATCAtacctcacgataaattaaagagttatgagattgatctctatgcgttatcttcacctttataggagttatgatattgatcactgttcgttctcttcacctttcatgtgatgtATGTTGTCTGGATAAAAATTGTTACATGCGTTAAAACGTTGGTAGTCATGTAAATGAGAATACATGATGACTGGTTTTATCTATCCAACTCATTTTGCACATGTGtcttttgtaaatgttttaatgagTTGCCATTCCTTGTTCAGGGAAGGAGTTTTGTAAGAAGATAGATCGgtaaagttagctactagttaCCAACTACTaataactggctacttaaaaagagaatgGTTGACTACCTATAGTGGCCAGCTACTTGAAACTGGAAAGTTAGTGAAAAGGTTATGGTATGTAAAGGATCCgggtttgtcctactcttaattttgtattctttataggtttaatgagattgatcacttttttgttatcttcactttttcgcCATGACTAGATCTTGAAGGTGTTGCAGTGTGTATTACAGTggtgtttaaaaaagtaatttACCATCTTTCACtataatttttaagaaaatgttaCTTCTATCACGAACTTGAGTAACAGCTGTTGAATTATAgttacattgatatatttaaagATGATCGATCACGTATCGTTTGGTAAATCCTACATGTTCTACTCGTAATAGCTGGTTTGAAAGTTGTATACTATTTAGTCAATGATAAACAAAGGCTCACTTCTTGAATTACTTCCTACTGGGTCTTGCAGTCTATAGCTATGTACAAAAACGGTATCGTTTCGAAGGCTCCAGTAGCGAGTTTCGATGCTTGAATTATTCAATAATATGATAAAACCATGAATGACATTTCTCAGTCAATACGACACTTGAACTACCATCGAAGTAGGACATTTATATGTATGATTATGTGTATGTTCAAGATACAATTGTGTCTATATAAGGTATAATTGTGTATTTAAGCTTACATgcgtaaaatatatttatatgtaatttaGCTGTGTATagttatatatttatgtaatgATGATTTGTATTAATAATTATGCTAATTCAAATGCCAGGTACACGTAGGAATACTTACAGAAATTATTCAGAAGACACATACACGAATTCTAAATAGGGATAGCATCAGCAATGTTAGCTGCAGATCttatctgtcccaatattttctcaaagaGCTACAGTTCTTCTGTTGCAACAATGTAAATTAAAACCTGATATCAGTCTGACACTTTGATTAAACCTCATTTCTCTTTCATAGATCGGTAATGGAATCTGGACGCATGGTTTGGGACATTTGTACTGAAAATGGGTCTGAACTACTAGGGAATATGCAGATATAGGCTGCACGGATAATTACTGGaataagtgtgaattcttcAAGAAGTGCACTATTTAAATCATTGAAGTAGAATAAATTATCAGAAAGAAGGAAAGGTCATACGTTTTCAAAACTTGACTATGGTATAGCACCTGATTAtcttcagaatattttagaacTATGCATCCTCCTcaaatttcaatattcactaAAATATAACTTTATATCAACTTTCCCGGTCTATAACCAGCTGATCCAATCATTAATTGGTTAGTGAACACTGAAAACCATACCTCTACCTTGTAGAGAGCTATTTCAGTTTGTTTTACACTGTGATTAAAAGGTATTATCAGTTGCATTGTGCAGGTATACCCACATAAGTATTATATATCTACAAATAAGACCTCAGTGCATGTTGACATTATGGCATTGCAGCTGTTACCACTGTCACCTTCCCAAAATACAAATGGCAAAATGCATAtatatgcaaagtgaagataacgaacagtgatcaatctcataactcctacaagcaatacaaaatagatagttgggcaaacacggacccctggacacaccagaggtgggatcaggtgcctaggaggagtaagcatcccctgttgaccggtcacacccgccgtgagccccatatcctgatcaggtatatatatatatatatatatatatatatatatatatatatatatatatatatatttgattatcTTCAAACAAGTGCATACCTTGAATAATAcaggcaaaatttattcaacacAACGTGTCAACTTCCTGTTATTGCTAATTTTTAAATCTTATGAACCGCAATACTTTTGGctataaagttattaacaaaCCATGATATTACGCATGAAATGGTTTCGGGAGTTTATCCGTGAATGCTTCGTTGATgatattttctgatatttaaatcataaaattcTATATGTCTTATACAACAAAAGTCAAAGAAAAATGTAGTTGGGTGTAAAATATGATCAAATATAAGGTTCATGATAAGTAAACATTGTAGTTCATACTCTTGTAAACTGCAGTTTACTTTTTCATTTGGAATCAGAGCACCAAACCCCTGGATATGTAATGAAACGCAGTTTATCCAAGATCTAGGTCTAGGTGTTTTGTTATTGGCTAATATCACGCgtgaaattgtttgaaattgaaagaaatatcatAGAAGTGTAAAAGAATTATCACAATGAAAAGTTATCGCACAAATTCGAGAAATGACTAAGGAAATTACACGTACCATGGTAAGAGTATGTTGAAAATGAAGGGTGCGATTCAATGCACATCG
Coding sequences:
- the LOC125659736 gene encoding uncharacterized protein LOC125659736; this encodes MFSILKGPSLYKKLPGKERVSDCPSNNHRDKMNFCILLAVFGFAFTSTISEEKLLDDLREEMQKAKTSALEKWFNGGVKKYKNEIDPFPKYGYSNYPYYFPKREQTAQNGVMPRYMGEKQRKYNRKRWLYIRHRSLPLHEEKFKDAGGKHQEQKRRTKQKRRPRH